A region from the Silene latifolia isolate original U9 population chromosome 7, ASM4854445v1, whole genome shotgun sequence genome encodes:
- the LOC141590268 gene encoding uncharacterized protein LOC141590268: MVITETGPLKEACMCKGFGSTLSEAALQWFIGLPNKSIANFADLVNAFNQQFTSNRKPEKQTSDLYQIVQEFEESTRDYLNRFNKEKVAIPICDITTAIQAFRRGLHQDSDLYKDMTKHPCTTFEEVQSKAIAVIRLEEDSAPIRGIYNSDPVSRKALVERRSERSKPYNRNLNKVSGSSEGKSEVDLPLKVSEYGFTTNLAGLFKALQELGCRVRWPKPPTEGYSSSRKDTGKKCEFHGSNTHDTDECHSLRKEVEFHYDQGKLDHLLPRGTTRVNLADQVMPSPPRQCTRTVNVITGGSELY; the protein is encoded by the coding sequence atggtgataaccgaAACTGGACCTTTaaaggaagcttgtatgtgcaaaggattcgggtcaACCTTGTCTGAAGCAGCCCTACAGTGGTTCATCGGCCTGCCCAACAAGAGTATAGCCAACTTCGCCGACCTAGTTAATGCATTCAACCAGCAGTTCACCAGCAACAGAAAGCCGGAGAAGCAGACCAGTGACCTCTACCAGATAGTGCAAGAGTTTGAGGAATCTACTCGTGATTACCTGAAcaggttcaacaaagagaaggtggcaATCCCGATATGTGATATAACAACCGCCATACAAGCCTTCCGCCGAGGACTGCACCAGGATTCAGATCTTTACAAGGACATGACAAAGCACCCTTGCACCACCTTTGAGGAAGTTCAGTCGAAAGCAATTGCTGTTataaggctggaggaagactctGCACCCATCAGAGGCATTTATAATTCAGACCCAGTATCCAGAAAAGCTCTGGTGGAGAGGAGGAGTGAAAGGTCCAAACCCTACAACAGGAACTTAAACAAAGTTTCTGGAAGTTCTGAAGGAAAGAGCGAAGTAGATCTGCCTCTGAAGGTAAGTGAGTATGGTTTTACCACTAATCTTGCAGGATTATTTAAAGCCTTGCAGGAGTTGGGCTGCAGAGTCAGATGGCCCAAACCTCCAACAGAAGGATACTCCAGCAGCAGAAAGGATACAGGCAAAAAGTGCGAGTTCCACGGCAGCAACACCCATGACACCGACGAATGCCATTCCCTCAGAAAGGAAGTCGAGTTTCATTATGATCAAGGAAAACTAGATCACCTCCTACCCAGAGGCACAACCAGAGTGAACTTAGCAGATCAGGTTATGCCCTCTCCTCCTCGTCAGTGCACTAGAACTGTGAATGTTATTACTGGTGGATCGGAGCTATACTGA